The window CGCGCCTGATGGTGCCTTTTGCGAAACGGTTTCGGCCGGACCTGGTGTGGGAGTGGATGGGGCATATTCCGCATATGCATTGGCTGGTGTTTGTGCCATTCGTCGTCTTCGTCATGATTGTGATTGCAGGCGCAAGTAACTCCGTAAATCTGACGGATGGACTTGATGGATTGGCGATTGGATGCACGATCATTGCTGCTGGCGCATTGACGGTGCTGACTTATGTAAGTGGGCATGTGGTGTTTTCGGATTACCTGGAACTGCAAAGAATGCCAATGGTTAGTGAAGTTACGGTTTTCTGTGGGTCCATGGTGGGGGCGAGTATCGGCTTTCTTTGGTACAACGCGCATCCGGCCGAAATTTTTATGGGGGATGTTGGGAGTCTTGCGTTGGGTGGGGCAATTGGAACCGTTGCGGTGGTGATCAAGCAGGAGCTACTGCTACCTTTTATTGGCGGAGTGTTTATTCTTGAGGCCCTGAGCGTGATGTTGCAGGTGGGTAGCTATAAACTGCGAAATGGAAAACGCATCTTCAAGATGGCTCCTCTGCACCATCATTTTGAGTTGATGGGCTGGTCGGAGTCGAAGGTTATTGCGCGATTCTGGATACTGGCGCTGGTGTTTGCTTTGTTTGCGTTGACTACGTTGAAGCTGCGATGAGACTGTGAAGGCATGATGGATTTGAAGAATAAACGGGTGTTGGTGGTTGGGCTTGGAAAATCCGGCCTCTCGGCGGCGATGTTTCTGCGTGGGCAAGGGTCTCGGGTGACGGTGAGTGACGCACGCAGCGCGATGGCGCTGGCGAAGGAAATTCCTGCGCTATTGGAGGCAGGGATAATGGTCGAATCGGGCGGCCATGGCTTGCTGACATTTCGGCGACAGGATTTGATCGTGGTATCGCCTGGCGTGCCAATGGATACGCCTGAAGTGAAGCAG is drawn from Edaphobacter lichenicola and contains these coding sequences:
- the mraY gene encoding phospho-N-acetylmuramoyl-pentapeptide-transferase, which codes for MLYWLLYQKLFPYFRLFRIFRYLTFRTVFASLTALLIGLLIGPYVIEKLREFQIGQYIREEGPQSHQKKSGTPTMGGVLICISILVPTLLWSDLSNPYVWLVMLSTLAFGAIGFADDYIKVVHRRNLGLTARAKLGLQFVVSAAVAAALVVMETRGGYSTRLMVPFAKRFRPDLVWEWMGHIPHMHWLVFVPFVVFVMIVIAGASNSVNLTDGLDGLAIGCTIIAAGALTVLTYVSGHVVFSDYLELQRMPMVSEVTVFCGSMVGASIGFLWYNAHPAEIFMGDVGSLALGGAIGTVAVVIKQELLLPFIGGVFILEALSVMLQVGSYKLRNGKRIFKMAPLHHHFELMGWSESKVIARFWILALVFALFALTTLKLR